The nucleotide window GTTGTTCAGGTGTATAGCCGTTTCCGCTCAGTCTCATTAAACCTGCCTTTAGCTGGTTTATTACCTCATCTGAATTTATCCCCATTTGCGCGTGAATAATCGCGCCGTCAATGAGTAACATTATTTCACTGACGACGTTCTCATCAGCCATTCCCGTCAGCAACGTAATGACTTTCTTTGTTTCGAATTTATGATTGCGGCATATTTCTTTTATTTCGCTTTCAATATCTTCGGATTTTGCCTCTGCGCTGGCGTTAATAAACGCACAGCCGTGAAACTGGGGCGAAATAAACCATTCAGCGAGCGTTGCAGATAACGCATCAGAAGATATCTGGCTTTCGTCGAGATGTCGGCGCAGCGTGGTTTCAAACCACTTAATCCATATTTCATGCCGATATTGCAAATAGGCAAGAATAAGTAAACTTTTACTCGGAAAATGGCGATAAAACGTCACTTTCGTCACTTTCGCCTCTTTAATCAGCGTATCCACCCCTGTCGCCCTGAAGCCCGTGGAATAAAACAGATCGTGCGCCGTAAGTAATATCTTATCCCTGACGCTGATTTTTTTATCGTTGCTCGTGATTTCTGTATTCACTTTTCGGTAGCCTCAAACGAGAGTATTGACAGCGTTATTTTTCAGGACTAGATTACCGCAAGTAGACAGACCTGTCTACTTAATATCACTCTGAGGTAATCGCCATGAACACACGTCCTCCTTTACCGCCCTTTACGCGTGAAAGTGCCATCGAAAAAGTCAGACTGGCAGAAGATGGCTGGAACAGTCGCGACTCTGCGAAAGTCGCGCTGGCCTATTCGCTGGATACCCAATGGCGTAACCGCGCAGAATTCGCCAATAACCGTGAAGAGGCCCAGGCGTTTCTGGAGCGGAAGTGGAAGAAAGAGCTGGATTACCGTCTGATAAAAGAGCTTTGGGCATTCACAGAAAACCGGATCGCGGTTCGCTACGCCTATGAATGGCATGATGATTCAGGCAACTGGTTCCGTTCGTACGGCAATGAAAACTGGGAGTTCGATCCGGACGGATTGATGAAGCGTCGTTTCGCCTGTGTAAACGATATGCCGATCAAGGGATCAGAGCGACTGTTCCACTGGCTGCTGGGCAGACGCCCGGACGATCACCCCTCGTTGAGCGACCTTGGGCTATAGGATTTACGCATCACTCCGGGCCACCCCCGGTTACCCGGAGTGATGAATTTACAGTGCGCCCAGCTGTTTCATCAGTGTCAGGTTATCCTCAATATGCCAGTTAGCCACAATTTTACCTTCGCTGATTTCATAGATATCCGTGGCGATGAAATCTATTTTCTGCCCCATCCCCTTCAGCTTGCCAAATGTCCCGGTGAACGTACCACGAAAATGTAAATGGGATACGACACGGTTACCTGAAATAATCATTTGTTCAACGTCGCAGCGCAAATCAGGTACAGCTGAACGAAACGCCCTGGAGGCCAGAATTGCACCATCAGGTCCCTGCTTACGACCTTCAGGGGGCGTTTTATCAATGAAATTAATCGCCAGGGCGTCACGGGCCAGGGACTCTTTTC belongs to Enterobacter cloacae and includes:
- a CDS encoding TetR family transcriptional regulator; amino-acid sequence: MNTEITSNDKKISVRDKILLTAHDLFYSTGFRATGVDTLIKEAKVTKVTFYRHFPSKSLLILAYLQYRHEIWIKWFETTLRRHLDESQISSDALSATLAEWFISPQFHGCAFINASAEAKSEDIESEIKEICRNHKFETKKVITLLTGMADENVVSEIMLLIDGAIIHAQMGINSDEVINQLKAGLMRLSGNGYTPEQHSYRK
- a CDS encoding polyketide cyclase is translated as MKYSTYLAPGVMALILAATTGTAFSAQVELVKPEHLIVDKSLPQTQLAANEYVAREYATFWNTGKESLARDALAINFIDKTPPEGRKQGPDGAILASRAFRSAVPDLRCDVEQMIISGNRVVSHLHFRGTFTGTFGKLKGMGQKIDFIATDIYEISEGKIVANWHIEDNLTLMKQLGAL